A window from Malania oleifera isolate guangnan ecotype guangnan chromosome 7, ASM2987363v1, whole genome shotgun sequence encodes these proteins:
- the LOC131159626 gene encoding probable serine/threonine-protein kinase PBL7: MGYSQGGFTDSVEPNAPHTSVITDSYWNNNELKLKTLLTDMIWEFGLACFRPAGRRRSSGKDPKQREKNKKENLEHNKAWLLAESGGCGAELTNADPQSVHSSFRFSFCSQVELESFNMSSSSAATVLMVNLENGLSESRSDEIKLRKIELLERSISPMASTLVRFSYGEIVSATRNFSKGRVLGRGALSCVFWGRVGFFRAAVAIKWLDKEDKESPKAFCRELMIASSLQHPNIVPLVGFCIDPEEGLFLVYKFVSGGSLERHLHEKRRGVKGCSTLPWSVRYKVAIGIAEAVWYLHNGTGRCVVHRDIKPSNILLTSKKTPKLCDFGLAAWTSAPSVPFLCKTVKGTFGYLAPEYFQHGKVSDKTDVYAFGVVLLELLTGRKPIEAKRPQGEENLVLWAKPLLQQGGGNLEEFLDPRLKLTSKNSNKKIARMIQAAEACINSEESRRPGIDEVMAILRGEELIFSKRSVFPGNGCVIDCYPQLQHTKSDMRNHFALAMLGVSELEDDDYFFCR, translated from the exons ATGGGTTACTCCCAAGGAGGGTTCACGGACTCCGTGGAGCCTAATGCGCCGCATACTTCTGTAATTACAGATAGCTACTGGAATAACAACGAGTTGAAACTGAAAACTCTGTTGACTGACATGATTTGGGAATTTGGGTTGGCCTGTTTTCGGCCGGCTGGCCGGCGGCGAAGCTCGGGCAAGGATCCGAAACAAAGAGAGAAGAATAAGAAGGAAAATTTGGAGCACAATAAGGCATGGTTGCTGGCAGAATCTGGTGGGTGCGGGGCAGAGTTAACAAATGCCGATCCCCAATCTGTTCATTCATCTTTCAGGTTCAGTTTCTGCTCTCAGGTTGAACTGGAATCTTTCAATATGAGTTCTTCCTCGGCTGCAACCGTATTAATGGTGAATTTGGAAAATGGGTTGTCCGAATCTCGATCAGATGAGATAAAATTGAGGAAAATCGAGTTACTGGAGAGGAGTATCTCTCCGATGGCCAGTACCCTTGTCAGATTCAGCTATGGTGAAATCGTTTCTGCTACTCGCAATTTCTCGAAAG GCAGAGTTTTGGGGAGAGGAGCTTTGAGCTGTGTTTTTTGGGGGAGAGTTGGGTTTTTTAGAGCAGCTGTGGCGATTAAATGGTTAGACAAGGAAGACAAAGAGTCCCCAAAGGCATTTTGTAGAGAATTGATGATTGCCAGTTCTCTTCAGCACCCAAACATTGTCCCACTGGTGGGGTTCTGTATTGATCCAGAGGAGGGATTGTTTTTGGTGTACAAATTCGTTTCGGGCGGTAGCTTAGAGCGGCATTTGCATG AGAAGAGGAGAGGAGTTAAGGGATGTTCAACCCTTCCCTGGTCTGTGAGGTATAAGGTTGCCATTGGAATTGCTGAGGCTGTATGGTATTTACACAATGGAACTGGAAGATGTGTTGTTCACAGAGACATCAAGCCTTCAAACATTCTCCTCACTTCCAAGAAAACACCCAAG TTGTGTGATTTTGGATTAGCTGCATGGACGTCTGCACCTTCAGTCCCTTTCCTGTGCAAAACTGTGAAGGGTACATTTGG GTATTTGGCTCCTGAATACTTTCAGCATGGGAAAGTTTCAGATAAAACAGACGTTTATGCTTTTGGGGTGGTCCTACTGGAACTATTAACTGGACGGAAGCCAATCGAAGCAAAAAGACCACAAGGAGAGGAGAACTTGGTACTGTGG GCAAAGCCACTTTTGCAACAAGGGGGAGGGAACTTGGAAGAGTTTCTTGATCCACGGCTCAAGCTCActtcaaaaaattcaaataaaaaaattgctCGGATGATTCAAGCCGCAGAGGCCTGCATAAACAGTGAAGAATCCCGGAGGCCGGGCATCGATGAGGTTATGGCAATACTTAGAGGTGAAGAACTCATTTTCTCTAAAAGGTCTGTTTTCCCGGGTAATGGGTGTGTTATAGATTGTTACCCTCAATTGCAACACACAAAAAGTGATATGCGAAATCACTTTGCTTTAGCCATGCTAGGAGTTTCAGAGCTTGAGGATGATGATTATTTTTTCTGTCGATGA